One window of the Rosa rugosa chromosome 3, drRosRugo1.1, whole genome shotgun sequence genome contains the following:
- the LOC133741427 gene encoding uncharacterized protein LOC133741427: MQSYIGVLARTKIPISINDWRNVPLDEKDKIWNSIQDAYVVPKEWKKLVITSAGHKWREFKSKLTNWYIIPYLDSPELLKFPPDDYRSIEVDEWNTFVADRTSEQFQVLREKQKIKRKENKYPHRLSRKGYANFQEELAEKIPIEELDRATMWIKARQDKSGNFKGPAVKKKVEKIESLKRKVSEGEINPEGTDDVLTLALGNPEYPGRVRGVGGFVKPSAYFHLPKRPMLNVEDSVRVSVKKILAEEKENIIAQERAKWELEMERQIARERAAWEERFQKLEAMVKGKEMPADSPKPVTPLNDLGSGQGSCSRLLEQAGLKAIEIQAAKTAKKKLVLGEDQQKVVEENEVFVDGELNIKLTSIIEEEVRNDLTPKKNAVVEQVQVPVQSTNIVQSGCKLAIDSLDNIVAEGTIIEVDVESSKQTIHGVPLVEENVRVSITKSIVANALLPIPIKDEILFVRDAIGTCIAWPRDWVIPTAADAKQQKHKIVRRKKKDTYDDFFDHDDLDKLPPNLPPPLKTLATWANDNLKDGITIHTTLGEELFGYRKKVAIFRRDVYAMTNMEEVSAGCVVMYMSFLYQVLKKSKMLDMIGFVDPANTGVIGCGNPTERARSLSVSYERGKPGQIFLVPYNSGCHWMLTVANPTEEVVYFMDPLKRRLITGEWRTIVDNSIKIFNAQKHRKGRKTVQWKNCAGIPEQMGDKTCGYWIMHYMRDIVEDKNQEWSAKWERKANHYYTMENVDVVRAEWAKYVMKFRDN; this comes from the exons ATGCAGTCATACATTGGGGTGTTAGCACGCACCAAGATCCCAATATCTATAAATGATTGGAGAAATGTGCCTTTGGATGAAAAAGACAAGATTTGGAATAGTATTCAG GATGCTTATGTGGTGCCAAAAGAATGGAAGAAATTGGTGATTACATCAGCCGGCCACAAATGGAGAGAGTTCAAGAGCAAACTAACGAACTGGTACATTATTCCCTATCTGGATTCTCCTGAACTTTTAAAGTTCCCTCCAGATGATTATCGATCCATTGAGGTAGATGAATGGAATACGTTCGTGGCTGATAGAACTTCAGAACAATTTCAG GTACTCCGTGAAAAGCAGAAAATAAAGAGGAAGGAGAATAAGTATCCTCATCGATTGTCACGGAAAGGATATGCTAACTTCCAAGAAGAATTG GCTGAAAAAATACCGATTGAAGAATTGGATCGTGCTACGATGTGGATAAAGGCCCGGCAAGACAAGAGCGGCAACTTCAAAGGGCCAGcagtgaagaagaaggtcgAAAAAATT GAAAGTTTGAAGAGGAAAGTGTCTGAAGGAGAAATCAACCCTGAAGGAACAGATGATGTTCTGACTTTGGCGTTGGGAAATCCTGAGTATCCTGGTAGGGTACGCGGTGTTGGTGGCTTCGTCAAGCCTTCCGCATATTTTCATCTACCTAAACGCCCAATGCTAAATGTAGAAGATAGTGTTAGGGTAAGTGTTAAGAAGATACTagcagaagagaaagaaaatatcaTTGCTCAGGAAAGAGCCAAATGGGAGTTGGAGATGGAGCGACAAATTGCTAGGGAAAGAGCTGCTTGGGAGGAAAGATTTCAGAAGTTAGAAGCGATGGTTAAGGGAAAAGAGATGCCAGCTGACTCACCCAAACCTGTGACACCGCTGAATGATTTAGGCTCTGGTCAGGGCAGCTGTTCAAGGCTACTTGAACAGGCTGGTTTGAAAGCTATTGAAATTCAAGCCGCCAAAACTGCCAAGAAGAAGTTAGTTTTAGGGGAGGACCAGCAGAAAGTAGTTGAAGAGAATGAAGTCTTTGTGGATGGGGAGCTGAACATCAAACTAACCTCGATTATTGAGGAGGAGGTTAGGAATGAtttaactccaaaaaaaaatgcAGTTGTGGAGCAAGTGCAAGTGCCG GTTCAGTCCACCAATATTGTCCAGTCAGGGTGTAAACTTGCGATAGATTCATTGGACAACATAGTGGCTGAAGGAACGATCATTGAAGTGGATGTTGAGTCCAGCAAGCAAACCATCCATGGTGTTCCATTGGTTGAGGAAAATGTCCGAGTGTCGATCACCAAATCTATTGTTGCCAATGCTTTGCTACCAATTCCTATTAAGGATGAGATTCTGTTTGTCCGCGATGCAATTGGTACATGCATTGCTTGGCCTAGAGACTGGGTTATACCCACTGCAGCTGATGCAAAG CAACAAAAGCATAAAATTGTGAGGAGGAAAAAGAAGGATACATATGATGATTTTTTTGATCATGATGATTTGGACAAGCTGCCACCCAATTTGCCTCCACCACTTAAGACGTTGGCCACATGGGCTAATGATAACTTAAAGGATGGGATCACCATCCACACAACCTTAGGCGAGGAATTATTTGGATATCGAAAGAAGGTCGCCATCTTCAGAAGGGATGTGTATGCCATGACCAACATGGAGGAGGTTTCTGCCGGCTGCGTTGTGATGTATATGAG CTTCCTTTATCAAGTGTTGAAGAAATCGAAGATGCTTGACATGATTGGCTTCGTAGATCCTGCTAATACTGGTGTCATTGGCTGTGGAAATCCGACTGAACGGGCTCGTTCGTTGTCAGTTTCTTATGAAAGAGGGAAGCCTGGTCAGATTTTTTTGGTCCCCTATAATTCAGG CTGTCATTGGATGTTGACGGTGGCGAACCCCACTGAAGAAGTTGTGTATTTTATGGATCCGCTAAAGAGGCGACTCATCACCGGTGAATGGAGAACTATTGTGGACAA ctcCATCAAAATATTCAATGCCCAAAAACATAGGAAAGGCCGAAAGACTGTTCAATGGAAAAACTGTGCA GGCATTCCGGAGCAGATGGGTGATAAGACTTGTGGATATTGGATTATGCATTACATGAGGGATATAGTAGAGGACAAAAACCAAGAGTGGAGTGCTAAG TGGGAAAGAAAAGCAAATCACTATTACACAATGGAGAATGTTGATGTTGTCCGGGCAGAGTGGGCAAAGTATGTTATGAAGTTCAGAGATAACTAG